The following proteins are encoded in a genomic region of Caldicoprobacter guelmensis:
- a CDS encoding ABC transporter substrate-binding protein, with protein sequence MKKFTIASILLISILVLTGCSQGTSTGQDVIKIGVNYELSGGVATYGQSSVEGIELAVEQINNAGGIKGKKIQLVKYDNKSEPSEATTLATRLMTQDKVVAVLGPATSGAFMATIPVANQNKVPVISGSATADNVTVDDKGVKEYAFRICFTDSQQGSAAAKFALDNLSAKKAVIIMDSSSDYAKGLAETFTSTFKAGGGTVVAREAYMSGDTDFNAVLTSIKGKDFDVIFIPGYYNEAGLIIKQARAQGIDVPIVGADGFDSPKLAELAGANALNKVYFTNHYSSVDSSPVVAEFVKTFKAKYNKEPDAFNALGYDLAKFVADALNRAEKIDGESLKKALEATKNFEGVTGTMSVDKNHNVVKDIIVIELKDGKQFKTYRVTN encoded by the coding sequence ATGAAAAAGTTCACAATTGCATCGATATTATTAATTTCTATATTGGTATTAACTGGCTGTTCTCAGGGGACGTCCACCGGTCAGGATGTCATTAAGATAGGCGTAAACTACGAATTATCAGGCGGCGTTGCTACTTATGGCCAGAGTTCTGTAGAAGGCATTGAACTGGCTGTGGAGCAAATCAACAATGCCGGTGGAATTAAAGGCAAGAAGATTCAGCTTGTTAAGTATGATAACAAGTCTGAGCCTTCAGAGGCCACAACTTTAGCGACGAGATTGATGACTCAAGATAAGGTAGTGGCTGTGCTGGGGCCGGCTACGTCGGGGGCCTTTATGGCGACCATACCAGTGGCAAATCAGAACAAGGTGCCGGTGATCTCAGGTTCGGCTACTGCCGATAACGTAACTGTAGATGACAAGGGCGTAAAAGAATATGCCTTCCGTATATGCTTTACCGATTCACAGCAGGGCAGTGCGGCGGCAAAGTTTGCTCTGGATAACCTTTCTGCTAAAAAAGCCGTTATAATCATGGACAGCTCCAGCGATTATGCTAAAGGGCTTGCTGAGACGTTTACCTCCACATTTAAGGCTGGGGGTGGTACTGTAGTTGCTCGGGAAGCCTACATGTCAGGTGATACTGACTTCAACGCCGTTCTAACAAGCATAAAGGGTAAGGATTTTGATGTGATATTTATCCCAGGTTATTACAATGAGGCTGGACTGATCATCAAGCAGGCCCGAGCGCAGGGGATAGACGTTCCAATAGTTGGAGCCGATGGTTTTGACTCGCCCAAGCTTGCTGAACTGGCAGGCGCTAATGCCCTCAATAAAGTCTATTTTACCAATCACTATTCATCGGTAGATTCAAGCCCTGTGGTGGCCGAGTTTGTTAAGACCTTTAAAGCCAAATACAACAAAGAACCTGATGCGTTCAATGCTTTAGGGTATGACCTGGCAAAGTTTGTGGCTGATGCTTTAAACCGGGCGGAAAAGATAGACGGAGAATCGCTAAAGAAAGCGCTGGAGGCAACCAAGAATTTTGAAGGCGTGACCGGAACAATGAGTGTGGATAAAAATCATAATGTTGTGAAGGACATCATCGTCATCGAATTGAAGGATGGTAAGCAATTCAAGACATACAGAGTTACCA
- a CDS encoding NCS2 family permease yields the protein MDRFFKISENGSKVSTEILAGLTTFFAMSYIIFVNPAILSQTGMPREAVFLATIIASVVGTLVMGLFANVPYAQAPGMGLNAFFTYTVCLGLGFKWQQALAMVFICGLINIFITVTKIRKSIIKSIPVSLQNAIGGGIGIFIAYIGIKNAGLLNFTSDPGHNIVLEGGTVISDSSTVPALVTFNNPTVILAIIGIVLTFVLLVFKVRGAILLGIIATTIIGIPMGVVDISKAGTTTGLGAAFAQLGTTFGAALGPEGIGSLFADASKIPLVLMTIFAFSLADTFDTIGTFIGTGRQSGIFSAEDIRLMETSSGFKSKMDKALFADAIATSIGSLFGTSNTTTYIESAAGIGVGGRTGLTSVVTALLMLACVLLAPIAGLVPAAATAPALIAVGIMMMSAFKEIKWDDLDEAIPAFFAGVFMAFCYSISYGIAAGFIFYLVIKMCKGQLKDVHPILIVATLLFILNFVILAVI from the coding sequence CTGGACAGATTCTTTAAAATCAGCGAAAACGGCTCAAAGGTATCAACCGAAATTCTGGCCGGACTTACCACTTTCTTTGCCATGTCCTACATCATCTTTGTCAATCCGGCCATCCTCTCACAAACAGGCATGCCACGAGAAGCGGTATTCCTGGCCACAATCATCGCATCAGTAGTGGGCACCCTTGTCATGGGTCTTTTTGCCAACGTGCCTTACGCACAAGCCCCTGGCATGGGCTTAAACGCTTTCTTCACTTATACTGTATGTTTAGGTTTAGGTTTTAAATGGCAACAGGCACTGGCCATGGTTTTCATCTGCGGCCTTATAAACATCTTTATTACCGTGACTAAAATCCGTAAATCCATAATCAAGTCAATTCCCGTCAGCCTGCAAAACGCCATAGGCGGAGGAATAGGCATATTCATAGCCTACATAGGCATCAAAAATGCCGGGCTTTTGAACTTTACCTCCGACCCAGGCCATAACATAGTACTAGAAGGCGGTACCGTTATTAGTGATTCCAGCACTGTACCGGCCTTAGTAACCTTCAATAATCCGACTGTCATCCTGGCCATCATAGGTATTGTGTTGACCTTTGTATTGCTCGTGTTCAAGGTAAGAGGCGCCATCTTACTCGGGATCATCGCAACAACCATTATCGGTATACCCATGGGTGTGGTTGACATATCCAAGGCTGGAACCACCACAGGGCTTGGCGCAGCATTCGCACAGCTTGGCACCACCTTTGGCGCAGCTCTTGGACCGGAAGGCATAGGCTCCTTGTTTGCAGATGCTTCTAAGATTCCATTAGTTTTGATGACCATATTCGCATTCAGCCTTGCTGATACTTTTGATACCATCGGTACATTTATAGGTACCGGACGTCAAAGCGGTATCTTCAGCGCAGAGGATATACGGCTTATGGAGACCAGCAGCGGCTTCAAGTCCAAAATGGACAAAGCATTGTTTGCCGATGCCATCGCTACATCGATTGGCTCGCTGTTTGGCACATCCAACACCACGACATACATTGAAAGCGCTGCCGGAATAGGGGTTGGCGGTCGCACAGGTTTAACCAGCGTTGTAACAGCATTGCTGATGCTAGCCTGCGTTCTGCTGGCGCCTATAGCCGGACTGGTACCAGCGGCAGCTACTGCACCAGCGCTTATTGCAGTTGGTATTATGATGATGTCTGCATTTAAGGAAATTAAATGGGATGACCTAGACGAGGCAATACCTGCATTCTTTGCAGGCGTATTTATGGCATTTTGCTACAGCATATCCTATGGCATCGCAGCAGGGTTTATATTCTATTTAGTAATTAAAATGTGCAAGGGCCAACTGAAGGACGTACACCCAATATTGATAGTGGCAACACTGCTCTTTATATTAAACTTTGTCATACTTGCCGTTATTTGA